From the Acidicapsa ligni genome, one window contains:
- a CDS encoding KH domain-containing protein — MTTSNSQCSADESVQQLVLMIAQSLVDESDAVTVECFEEGGAITLNLHVANEDAGKIIGKQGRTARSIRTIISAAGMKLRRRYALNIEEDYNPPKLRSQQPSA; from the coding sequence ATGACAACTTCGAATTCTCAGTGCTCTGCGGATGAGTCAGTGCAACAGCTAGTACTGATGATCGCGCAAAGTCTTGTCGACGAGTCCGATGCAGTAACTGTCGAGTGTTTTGAAGAAGGCGGAGCGATAACTCTGAATTTGCACGTGGCCAACGAAGATGCCGGCAAGATTATCGGAAAGCAAGGACGGACGGCGCGTTCGATTCGGACCATCATCTCGGCAGCCGGAATGAAATTACGCCGACGGTATGCTCTCAACATTGAAGAAGATTACAACCCACCTAAGTTGCGGAGCCAACAACCGTCTGCCTGA
- a CDS encoding RNA polymerase sigma factor produces MASPSPSDLVWVIGFTPHGRWIAPIMRAAVRAEWPDAKHMASTLLGDESLAHELMEAAIQQVKEELADLSPVDVEEAQTMLVRAYRNAVRRERRARSKLTLEGTSDDVEFLLSPVAPAADAIHAEHDLATLLRDTPPELQRALMMRYGARSRWDEVAEEVQTSQESIRIRCRRELARIRKRLGIQVRP; encoded by the coding sequence ATGGCATCCCCTTCGCCTTCAGATCTCGTCTGGGTAATTGGGTTTACACCCCACGGGCGTTGGATTGCGCCGATCATGCGGGCTGCCGTGAGGGCGGAATGGCCTGATGCCAAACACATGGCATCGACCTTGTTGGGCGACGAATCTCTTGCCCACGAACTAATGGAAGCTGCCATTCAGCAGGTGAAGGAAGAACTTGCGGACCTGTCACCAGTCGACGTCGAAGAGGCGCAGACGATGCTTGTGCGCGCTTATCGAAATGCAGTACGCCGAGAGCGCCGCGCAAGATCAAAACTAACGTTGGAAGGAACGAGCGACGATGTCGAATTCTTACTGTCGCCGGTCGCCCCCGCGGCCGACGCCATTCATGCAGAACACGATCTCGCCACACTTCTCCGCGACACTCCTCCAGAGCTACAACGCGCCCTGATGATGCGCTATGGTGCTCGTAGCAGATGGGACGAAGTGGCCGAAGAGGTACAGACGTCACAGGAATCGATCCGCATTCGATGCCGACGTGAACTCGCTCGTATACGAAAGAGGCTGGGCATTCAAGTGCGGCCATAG
- a CDS encoding Y-family DNA polymerase: MMADSSINWLFVDLNSYFASIEQELRPELRGQPVGIVPVDVDSTCCIAASYQAKAYGIKTGTGVADAKALCPHLIVVEARPRLYVEYHHRIAAAIERCIPIQQVMSCDEFACQLIGRERTLQRATAIAYEIKHELRTVGITLRCSVGLAPNRLLAKIAGDMQKPDGLMIFEHRYLPQSLYSLQLGDIPGIGKRMEERLHTEGVNTMRQLCALTRERMHTIWGGVLGDRLWLWLRGEDFLEPPARPLQTLSRQHILPPDCRTLDKARAVALKLLHSTARKMRRNDLWAGGISLQVGFREHPTFACNIRIEPCHDPYTLQEHLIAIWPRVPAYIPSDLSVALTHLDGAPSPDLFGIDPFQQESARERVMTALDSLNARYGLNTIYLGSIHEVRKEAPTRIPFGPPPPLEEFDDTADKLRTPRGPRGIRASDLGETPAKRSSSG, encoded by the coding sequence ATGATGGCCGATTCCTCGATCAATTGGCTGTTTGTCGATCTAAATTCCTATTTTGCCTCGATCGAACAAGAGTTGCGTCCGGAACTGCGTGGCCAGCCTGTCGGGATCGTTCCAGTGGATGTTGATTCGACCTGCTGTATTGCCGCCAGCTACCAGGCCAAGGCATACGGCATCAAGACGGGCACCGGCGTCGCCGACGCGAAGGCATTATGCCCTCACTTGATCGTCGTTGAAGCTCGCCCCCGACTTTATGTCGAGTACCATCACCGCATAGCAGCTGCGATCGAACGGTGTATCCCTATCCAACAGGTCATGTCCTGCGACGAATTCGCCTGTCAGCTCATCGGCCGGGAGCGCACGCTGCAACGTGCAACAGCGATCGCCTATGAAATTAAGCACGAGCTTCGCACCGTAGGCATCACATTGCGCTGTTCGGTCGGCCTTGCACCGAATCGCTTGCTCGCCAAGATCGCTGGCGACATGCAAAAGCCAGATGGGCTGATGATCTTCGAGCATCGCTACCTGCCCCAGTCGCTGTACAGCCTGCAGCTCGGCGACATTCCCGGAATAGGAAAGCGGATGGAGGAACGACTTCATACCGAAGGAGTCAACACCATGCGCCAACTATGCGCCCTGACACGAGAACGGATGCACACGATCTGGGGTGGTGTCTTAGGTGACCGGCTTTGGCTTTGGCTGCGTGGAGAAGATTTTCTTGAGCCTCCCGCGCGGCCATTACAAACCCTGAGCCGCCAGCATATCCTGCCTCCGGATTGCAGGACTCTCGATAAAGCACGAGCTGTGGCGTTGAAGTTGCTTCACTCGACGGCCCGCAAGATGCGTCGTAACGATCTTTGGGCAGGAGGAATTTCCTTGCAGGTCGGCTTCCGCGAACATCCCACGTTTGCATGCAATATCCGGATCGAGCCGTGCCACGATCCATACACACTTCAGGAACACTTGATTGCGATCTGGCCCCGCGTTCCCGCTTACATCCCATCAGACCTATCGGTAGCTCTCACCCATCTTGATGGAGCGCCGTCGCCGGACCTCTTCGGCATTGATCCCTTCCAGCAAGAGAGCGCAAGAGAACGAGTGATGACTGCCCTTGATAGTCTCAACGCTCGTTATGGACTCAATACGATCTACCTAGGGTCGATCCATGAGGTCCGCAAGGAAGCGCCGACACGCATCCCCTTTGGTCCTCCGCCACCACTCGAAGAGTTCGATGATACTGCCGACAAACTGCGCACCCCGCGGGGACCTCGCGGCATTCGGGCATCGGACCTCGGGGAAACGCCGGCAAAGAGATCATCGTCGGGCTGA